Sequence from the Bacillus sp. es.036 genome:
TTCATCTTGATCGCCTTCTTGGTTCCCATCCTGATTCATCGTATCGTCATCTTCTTCATCAATTGTTCCATCGTCTTCATTCACATTCTCTTCATCCTCAGGCGTATTCTCCTGCATTTCTGGATCTTCAACGGGACCTTCTTCTTCATTTGCATTGGAGCATGCTGCAATGTTCAACGCAAGTAAACAAGTAACTAGTGATAGCATCCACTTTTTCAAAATAACTCCTCCTTGTAGCCGTAATAGTGGTATTTTTGCCATCTCTTTGAAAAATATGTATCCATGAAACCACCGTCTGCAGATGAGGATAAATTAAGCCGCTTTTTTACAAAAATAGTCATAAATAATTGTTATTTTTTACAATTTTCTACACCTTTCGTAGGTTAAATGTCCTATGATGAAAGAAGTTATTTTCGTTAGCATTCGTTAATCGTACAACGTATCCTCCAGAAAAGGGCAACTATTTTTGAAAAAAAGTAGACGCAAAGTAAACAGATCTAAGGAAGTTGTTATTGGAGCTTCTACGATGGCTGAACTACCTGGAATGAATTGAAGGAGGAGTTACATGGGCGTACATACGGAGGAAAAACTTGATGAAGAATGGGTTGCACTAATCATTGAAGCGAAAGAACTTGGCATGGATATTAACGAAATTAAATCATTTCTTCATCAAAATGGAAAGTAACTTTAACGAAAGCGGCATTGCATTATGCCGCTTTCGTTCTATTTACGGAACAAAAACATACTGGTATAATTAAGAATAGAAAGAATTTTGTCGAAGAATCGGAGGGTTGAACGTGATCGGGGAAGAAGTTAAAAAATATCGTTTACGCAAAGGATTATCACTTTCAGAATTAGCAGAACGCGCCAACGTCGCGAAATCGTATTTAAGTTCCATTGAACGAAATATACAATCTAATCCCTCTATTCAATTTTTAGATAAAATATCGAATGTTTTGGACGTTTCAGTCGAAGTACTTCTTCAAGGGGATGATCCGATTCACCAAAATGAATTAGACGCTGAATGGAAGAAGTTAGTGAAAGAAGCGATGGAATCAGGTGTAAGTAAAGATCAATTCAAGGAATTTCTTGAATTTAATAAATGGCGCGCAAAGCAGGGGCCTCATCAATAAAGTGTCACGCAAGAGCCGACACCTTTTGGTAG
This genomic interval carries:
- a CDS encoding anti-repressor SinI family protein, producing MGVHTEEKLDEEWVALIIEAKELGMDINEIKSFLHQNGK
- a CDS encoding helix-turn-helix domain-containing protein, whose amino-acid sequence is MIGEEVKKYRLRKGLSLSELAERANVAKSYLSSIERNIQSNPSIQFLDKISNVLDVSVEVLLQGDDPIHQNELDAEWKKLVKEAMESGVSKDQFKEFLEFNKWRAKQGPHQ